In the genome of Actinomycetota bacterium, the window TAAATGCGTTCGATGTGGGTCTCGGCCGTCTTGGGTGTGATCTCGAGGCGCTGCGCGACTTGCCGGGTCGTCGCGCCGCGGGCGATGAGGGCGAGGACTTCGATCTCGCGCGGGGTGAGGCCCGCGGGACCGCTGCGGCGTTTGCCGTGCGGTTGACCGGCGGCGGCGAGGACGGCGTCGACGGCGTGTGCGTCCAGGCGTCCGGCGCGCACCTCGGAACGAAGTTCGATGGCGGCCTGCTTGGCGGTGAGCGCGGGCCGGTGCGGTCGGGATTCGATCATGGACCGGTAGGCGCAGGTAGCGGCGAGCACCCGTGCCGTCGCCGGGATCGCGGGTCCGGCCAGGCCGCGGTGATAGCCGGAGCCGTCGCAGCGTTCGTGAGTCATCGAGGCGATGGCGCCGATGCGTGCGAGTTCGTCGGGACGCGCCAACATGCGTTCTGCGTAGTAGGAGTGCATGCGAAGGCGTTCGGCTTCGCGCTCGGAGAGCGGTCCTGGCTTGTCGAGGATGGTGGCCGGGATGCCGTGCAGGCCGATGTCGTGCACCAGGCCGGCCCGTCGTACCGCGGTGACGTCAGAACTGGGCAGTCCCCGTTCGGCGGCGGCGCGCCTCGCGAGCTCCGCAACGCCGCGGGAGTGGCCGGCTCGAGACGCGGACCGCAGGTCGGTGAAGTCGGCGATGGCTTCGAGCGCGGCGTCGAACTGGCTGTCCGTCAGTCGTTGCTGCAGCGAGGATTCGTTGTCGATCATCGAACGCCAGTCCGGTTCGTCCGAGGGATCACCGAGCACGTCGCCCGCCACGTCGCAGAACGCGTCGACGACCGTCGGATCGAAGTGCTTGCCGCGCCGGGCGCGGGCGAGCTTGATAGCGGCGTCGGTGCCCTCGGTGCGGTGGTGCACCTCGACGGCGTCGGCAAGGTGGAAGAGGCGCATCGGCAGGGCGATGTCCTCTCCACCGACGTCGCCCGGCACGCCCTTGCCGTCCCATCGGGTGAAGACCTGCTGCAAGGGTTCGCAAACGCGATCATCGAGACCGAAGCGCTCGGCCATGCGCGCAGTCGTGAGGCAATGCGACATGAGGCCGCGCTCGATCGCCTTGCCGCCGCTGACGATGAGCTTGGCTCCTAAGCGGAGGCGATGCAGCGCCGGGCTGCCGGCGCCGATGTGGCGCAGCATGAAGCCGAGCAGCGGTAGACCGGCGAAGTCGACCTCGTAACTGTCGCGGCGAAAGGCGATGTCGTCGCCGAACACCGCCGCCACTTCGGGGGTGTCGGCGACACAGCCAACCCACGCGAGTGTCGTGACGTAATAAAGCGCACCGCGTTCGTCGGAGTCGACGCCGATGCGGTCGCCGAGTCGCGCTGCGATGCGCCACGAGCGGAGCACGTGCTCCATCGGTTGGCCGAGACCGAGATCGGTTGCCAACGAAAAGGCAGCAACGAGCTCGGGCAGCTTCACACCCGAATCGCGGTCACCAGCCGCCACGGTTGGAGACGCACCCGTAGTGGTCATCTCTCGGCCTCGCTTCCGTCTGTTTGTGGGGGGAACCCCGGACGACACCGTGCGGCGCGGTTCGTACCGTGGACCGCAGGTACATCGAATGGGAGGATGCCATGTCAGTCACGAACGACAACCCGACGGTGGCCCGTTGGTCGGTGGGCGGTGTCTTCCTCGAAGCCCTCGCCAACCGCGACTACCAACGCATGGCCACCACCCTCGCGCCGGGCGTGCGGTTCCGAGCGATGCTGCCGCCCGGTCCAATGGACTGGGAAGGATCGGAGGTCGTCGGAGGCGTGTTCCGCTCGTGGTTCGGCGAGGCCGAGGACTTCGAACTGATCGACGCCACCGTCGGCGAAGTCGGCGGTCGGTTGCATCTGTCGTGGCGGCTTCGCGTCCGGCCAGCACCGTTCGACGTCGGCGCGGGCTGGCACGTCATCGAACAGCAGGCCTACGCCGACGCGGGAGACACCATCGACTCGCTCGATCTGCTGTGCTCCGGCTTCCATCCCGAACAGATCGGTGACCGCGACTGACGCAGTCATCGTGTGGCCACCGCGCATACAACCTCACCGCTCCACGCGAAGTCGTCGGGTGCGAGTGAAGCCAATCGCTGCTGAGCGCGCGTCAGCGTCTCGGCGCGGACCGGGTCATCGAGCACGTCGAGCCGCAACCGGTTCAGACCGGATCCAGTGACGAGCTGCCAGTAGGTGTCGGCTGTCCATTGGTGTTGCAACCGCTCGAGCCAGATCCGGCGGGGTTGGAAACCGGTGTCGGTGAGGAGGTCGGTCACTGCATCAGCGCTGTCGAGTCCAGTGTCGACGCGGCGCGGCGGGAGCGGCGGCGCGCCCGCTTCGGTGAGGGTCTCGGTCCAGATGGCGTCGACCGGCAGAGTGGCCTCGCTCTTCCATGTGACGGTGCCGATCGTGCCGCCGCTGCGCAAGACGCGATGGGCCTCGGCGAGTCCGCGCTTCGGATCCTTGAGGTGGAACAGCACGTAGGCCATGAGCACGGCGTGCGCGCAGTTGCTGCGGATCGGCAGGGTCAGCGCGTCGGCGTGGACGACGGACGCGTCGGTGCGGTCTTTCGCGGCGCGTAGCATCTCGATTGATGCGTCGAGAGCGACCACCTGGCTCCCGCGCGCGTGGGCGGAGATCGTCGGGACAAGCGCGCCGGTGCCCGCACCGACGTCGACGACCCGTGCGCCCGGTTGAAGGTCGAGCGCGGCGACAACCGCTTCCGCTGGCGGGAGGATGACCGCGCTCCACACGTTGATGTAGCCGTCGACACCGCGGTCGTAGGCGGCCGCGCAGTCGGCGCGCATTGGTCGCGTGATGGCCGCGTCGGTGGCCAAGGTCGTTAGCCGGCGCCCGCGTTGCACACGCAAAACTCGTTGCCTTCGGGATCGACCATGACCACCCAGCGGCTGCCGTGCTCCTCGATGGCGTCGTCCACGATGCGGAGCCCGCCGAGCGCTTCCAGCCGTTCGACTTCTTCATCGACCGTCGGCGTTTCGATGTCGAAGTGCATGCGGTTCTTGCCAGCCTTGGGTTCGTCGACGCGCTGCAGTAGGAGCTTGGGTTGCTCTCCGCTCTCGTCGACGAGAAGTACGTAGTTGCCCGCGCCGCCGAGGGTGACGTAGCCAAGTGCTGCCGACCAGAACTCAGCGAGTCTGTCTGGGTCGGCACAGTCGAGTACGAGCCCAAGCTTCGCTGCCATCAGTCGCTGCTTCGATCGGTTGTCATCGGTCTCCTCGGATGGTCAGTGCGGCTTGCGGGCGAGGAAGGCATAGCCGTACACCTCGTACGCCCGCGCCTTGTCCTCGCCCGTGGCGCCGCCGAACGTGTCGGCGGCGTCGCCGATCCGGACGCTTGTGAAGCCGACGTCTTCGAGCATCTTCTGCCAGCCCGCACGGGGCAGTCCGCCCGCGATTCAGCCGGTCCACAGGTCGATGTCGCGTAGCGCCTCCGGCGGCACCGGGCGACCGTTGGCGATGTCGGCGAATTGCAACCAGCCGCCCGGCCTCAGGACCCGGTGGATCTCGGTGAAGACCGTCTGTTTGTTGGGGCACAGGTTGATGACACCGTTGGAGATGACCGCGTCGGCCCAACCGTCCTCG includes:
- a CDS encoding HD domain-containing protein, which gives rise to MKLPELVAAFSLATDLGLGQPMEHVLRSWRIAARLGDRIGVDSDERGALYYVTTLAWVGCVADTPEVAAVFGDDIAFRRDSYEVDFAGLPLLGFMLRHIGAGSPALHRLRLGAKLIVSGGKAIERGLMSHCLTTARMAERFGLDDRVCEPLQQVFTRWDGKGVPGDVGGEDIALPMRLFHLADAVEVHHRTEGTDAAIKLARARRGKHFDPTVVDAFCDVAGDVLGDPSDEPDWRSMIDNESSLQQRLTDSQFDAALEAIADFTDLRSASRAGHSRGVAELARRAAAERGLPSSDVTAVRRAGLVHDIGLHGIPATILDKPGPLSEREAERLRMHSYYAERMLARPDELARIGAIASMTHERCDGSGYHRGLAGPAIPATARVLAATCAYRSMIESRPHRPALTAKQAAIELRSEVRAGRLDAHAVDAVLAAAGQPHGKRRSGPAGLTPREIEVLALIARGATTRQVAQRLEITPKTAETHIERIYTKTGASTRSTATLFAMQHGLLDTLEPLDL
- a CDS encoding class I SAM-dependent methyltransferase, whose translation is MATDAAITRPMRADCAAAYDRGVDGYINVWSAVILPPAEAVVAALDLQPGARVVDVGAGTGALVPTISAHARGSQVVALDASIEMLRAAKDRTDASVVHADALTLPIRSNCAHAVLMAYVLFHLKDPKRGLAEAHRVLRSGGTIGTVTWKSEATLPVDAIWTETLTEAGAPPLPPRRVDTGLDSADAVTDLLTDTGFQPRRIWLERLQHQWTADTYWQLVTGSGLNRLRLDVLDDPVRAETLTRAQQRLASLAPDDFAWSGEVVCAVATR
- a CDS encoding VOC family protein, which gives rise to MAAKLGLVLDCADPDRLAEFWSAALGYVTLGGAGNYVLLVDESGEQPKLLLQRVDEPKAGKNRMHFDIETPTVDEEVERLEALGGLRIVDDAIEEHGSRWVVMVDPEGNEFCVCNAGAG